One part of the Malus sylvestris chromosome 2, drMalSylv7.2, whole genome shotgun sequence genome encodes these proteins:
- the LOC126605237 gene encoding plasma membrane ATPase 1-like isoform X2: MVVAESVALDAIIKEAVDLENVPLNEVFDHLKCTRDGLSSDEVQERLDLFGYNKLEEKKESKILKFLGFMWNPLSWVMEAAAIIAVAFTQGGSQPADYHDFVGILVLLIINSTISFIEENNAGNAAAALMARLAPKAKVLRNGKWAEEDAAVLVPGDIISIKLGDIVPADARLLEGDPLKIDQSALTGESLPVTKNPGDGVYSGSTCKQGEIEGVVIATGVHTFFGKAAHLVENTTHVGHFQQVLTSIGNFCICSIAVGMAIEIIVIYGIHGREYRTGIDNLLVLLIGGIPIAMPTVLSVTMAIGSHRLSQQGAITKRMTAIEEMAGMDVLCSDKTGTLTLNKLTVDKNMIEVFAKGVDKDQVMLMAARASRLENQDAIDTAIVSMLGDPKEARAGIREIHFLPFNPTDKRTALTYIDAAGKMHRVSKGAPEQILNLAHNKSAIEKKVHAMIDKFAERGLRSLGVALQEVPAGTKDNPGGPWEFVGLLPLFDPPRHDSAETIRRALDLGVSVKMITGDQLAIGKETGRRLGMGTNMYPSSALLGESKDGDLATVSVDELIEKADGFAGVFPEHKYEIVKRLQARKHICGMTGDGVNDAPALKKADIGIAVADSTDAARSASDIVLTEPGLSVIISAVLTSRAIFQRMKNYTIYAVSITIRIVLGFMLLAVFWKFDFPPFMVLVIAVLNDGTIMTISKDRVKPSPFPDSWKLNEIFVTGIALGGYLGLTTVLFFWISYETNFFPVDGLPFIDEAAILKDQMSSALYLQISTISQALIFVTRSRGWSFRERPGFLLVIAFIIAQLIATVISATATWKFTKIRSIGWGWTGIIWMYNIVIYMLLDPIKFIVRYALSGKAWGLIVDQRTAFTSKNDFGKEAREAAWATEQRTLHGLQSRETKKFTEKGTFRDINLMAEEAKRRAEIARLRELHTLKGKVESFAKLKGIDIDAINQNYTL, translated from the exons ATGGTGGTGGCCGAGTCGGTTGCCCTCGACGCAATCATCAAGGAAGCTGTTGATCTG GAGAATGTCCCGCTGAACGAAGTTTTTGACCATCTGAAATGCACGAGAGATGGTTTAAGCTCCGATGAAGTCCAAGAGCGGTTGGATTTATTTGGTTACAATAAGcttgaagaaaaaaag GAAAGTAAAATCTTGAAGTTTTTGGGATTTATGTGGAATCCTCTGTCCTGGGTCATGGAAGCTGCAGCTATCATAGCCGTTGCTTTCACACAAGGAGGG TCACAACCAGCAGATTATCATGATTTTGTCGGCATCCTCGTCCTGCTCATTATCAATTCTACCATCAGTTTTATAGAAGAAAACAATGCAGGCAATGCGGCAGCTGCTCTTATGGCTCGTTTGGCCCCAAAAGCAAAG GTCTTGCGCAATGGAAAATGGGCGGAAGAAGATGCTGCTGTATTGGTTCCTGGAGACATAATTAGCATCAAACTTGGTGATATCGTTCCTGCTGATGCCCGTCTTCTTGAAGGAGATCCTTTAAAGATTGATCAG TCTGCTCTTACTGGAGAATCGCTTCCGGTGACCAAAAATCCTGGCGATGGAGTTTACTCGGGATCAACATGCAAGCAGGGAGAGATTGAAGGGGTTGTTATTGCAACTGGAGTTCACACTTTCTTTGGAAAGGCAGCTCATCTTGTCGAGAACACAACACATGTTGGCCATTTCCAGCAG GTATTAACGTCAATTGGAAACTTTTGCATTTGTTCCATCGCTGTTGGGATGGCAATTGAAATCATAGTAATATACGGGATTCATGGGAGGGAATACCGTACGGGTATTGATAACCTTCTCGTCCTCCTAATCGGTGGGATCCCTATTGCTATGCCAACTGTTCTTTCTGTCACAATGGCCATCGGTTCACATCGTTTGTCCCAGCAG GGTGCCATAACAAAGAGAATGACTGCCATTGAAGAAATGGCAGGGATGGATGTTCTATGCAGTGATAAAACAGGAACACTGACACTTAACAAGCTTACAGTGGACAAAAATATGATTGAG GTTTTTGCCAAAGGCGTTGACAAGGATCAGGTTATGCTTATGGCTGCAAGAGCATCAAGGCTCGAAAATCAAGATGCTATTGATACTGCAATTGTTTCGATGTTGGGAGACCCTAAGGAG GCACGCGCCGGAATCAGAGAAATTCACTTCCTTCCATTCAATCCTACCGATAAAAGAACTGCACTCACATACATTGATGCCGCTGGTAAAATGCACAGGGTCAGCAAAGGTGCACCTGAACAG ATTCTTAATCTGGCACATAACAAATCAGCAATTGAGAAGAAGGTACACGCAATGATTGATAAGTTTGCAGAACGTGGACTACGATCCCTTGGTGTTGCCCTCCAG GAAGTACCTGCTGGAACCAAAGACAATCCTGGTGGACCCTGGGAATTTGTTGGTCTTCTCCCTCTCTTCGACCCTCCTCGCCATGACAGTGCCGAGACAATCAGAAGAGCTCTGGATCTTGGTGTCAGCGTTAAAATGATCACTG GGGACCAACTTGCAATCGGTAAGGAAACAGGAAGGCGGCTTGGGATGGGTACAAACATGTATCCTTCTTCAGCTCTGCTTGGTGAAAGTAAGGATGGGGATCTTGCTACCGTTTCCGTTGATGAACTCATTGAAAAAGCCGATGGTTTTGCTGGCGTCTTTCCTG agCATAAATACGAGATTGTGAAGAGATTACAAGCTAGAAAGCACATCTGTGGAATGACTGGTGACGGAGTGAATGATGCCCCGGCCTTAAAGAAAGCTGACATTGGAATTGCGGTAGCAGATTCCACAGATGCTGCACGTAGCGCTTCTGATATAGTTTTAACAGAACCTGGATTGAGTGTGATCATTAGTGCTGTGTTAACAAGCCGTGCAATTTTCCAGAGAATGAAAAACTATACG ATATATGCTGTCTCGATCACCATTCGTATTGTG CTAGGTTTTATGTTGCTGGCTGTCTTCTGGAAATTCGACTTCCCTCCTTTTATGGTTCTTGTCATTGCTGTTCTTAACGATG GTACTATCATGACCATATCCAAAGATAGGGTCAAACCATCTCCATTTCCTGACAGTTGGAAGCTCAATGAGATATTTGTAACTGGAATTGCCCTCGGTGGTTACCTTGGTCTAACTACTGTTTTGTTCTTCTGGATATCTTATGAAACCAACTTCTTTCCGGTAGATGGCCTCCCTTTTATC gatgaagcTGCTATACTAAAGGATCAGATGTCGTCAGCTTTGTATCTTCAAATCAGCACCATCAGCCAGGCCTTGATATTTGTCACTCGCTCCCGCGGTTGGTCTTTCCGTGAAAGACCTGGCTTTTTGCTTGTCATTGCCTTCATCATCGCTCAACTG ATTGCGACAGTTATATCCGCAACAGCAACGTGGAAATTTACAAAAATCAGAAGTATTGGTTGGGGCTGGACTGGTATAATTTGGATGTACAATATCGTCATTTACATGCTGCTTGATCCTATCAAATTCATTGTCCGTTACGCACTCAGTGGAAAGGCTTGGGGTTTAATAGTAGACCAAAGA ACCGCATTTACCAGCAAAAACGACTTTGGGAAGGAAGCTCGTGAGGCTGCGTGGGCAACTGAACAGCGAACGCTGCATGGCCTCCAATCTCGTGAAACAAAAAAGTTTACAGAGAAGGGCACTTTTAGGGACATTAATCTCATGGCCGAAGAAGCTAAAAGGCGGGCAGAGATTGCAAG GTTGAGGGAGCTTCACACTCTGAAGGGAAAGGTTGAGTCATTTGCCAAGCTGAAGGGTATAGACATTGATGCCATCAATCAAAACTACACCCTCTAG
- the LOC126605237 gene encoding plasma membrane ATPase 1-like isoform X1, with amino-acid sequence MVVAESVALDAIIKEAVDLENVPLNEVFDHLKCTRDGLSSDEVQERLDLFGYNKLEEKKESKILKFLGFMWNPLSWVMEAAAIIAVAFTQGGSQPADYHDFVGILVLLIINSTISFIEENNAGNAAAALMARLAPKAKVLRNGKWAEEDAAVLVPGDIISIKLGDIVPADARLLEGDPLKIDQSALTGESLPVTKNPGDGVYSGSTCKQGEIEGVVIATGVHTFFGKAAHLVENTTHVGHFQQVLTSIGNFCICSIAVGMAIEIIVIYGIHGREYRTGIDNLLVLLIGGIPIAMPTVLSVTMAIGSHRLSQQGAITKRMTAIEEMAGMDVLCSDKTGTLTLNKLTVDKNMIEVFAKGVDKDQVMLMAARASRLENQDAIDTAIVSMLGDPKEARAGIREIHFLPFNPTDKRTALTYIDAAGKMHRVSKGAPEQILNLAHNKSAIEKKVHAMIDKFAERGLRSLGVALQEVPAGTKDNPGGPWEFVGLLPLFDPPRHDSAETIRRALDLGVSVKMITGDQLAIGKETGRRLGMGTNMYPSSALLGESKDGDLATVSVDELIEKADGFAGVFPEHKYEIVKRLQARKHICGMTGDGVNDAPALKKADIGIAVADSTDAARSASDIVLTEPGLSVIISAVLTSRAIFQRMKNYTIYAVSITIRIVLGFMLLAVFWKFDFPPFMVLVIAVLNDGTIMTISKDRVKPSPFPDSWKLNEIFVTGIALGGYLGLTTVLFFWISYETNFFPEKFNVRDFNKHHFNMKNKDEAAILKDQMSSALYLQISTISQALIFVTRSRGWSFRERPGFLLVIAFIIAQLIATVISATATWKFTKIRSIGWGWTGIIWMYNIVIYMLLDPIKFIVRYALSGKAWGLIVDQRTAFTSKNDFGKEAREAAWATEQRTLHGLQSRETKKFTEKGTFRDINLMAEEAKRRAEIARLRELHTLKGKVESFAKLKGIDIDAINQNYTL; translated from the exons ATGGTGGTGGCCGAGTCGGTTGCCCTCGACGCAATCATCAAGGAAGCTGTTGATCTG GAGAATGTCCCGCTGAACGAAGTTTTTGACCATCTGAAATGCACGAGAGATGGTTTAAGCTCCGATGAAGTCCAAGAGCGGTTGGATTTATTTGGTTACAATAAGcttgaagaaaaaaag GAAAGTAAAATCTTGAAGTTTTTGGGATTTATGTGGAATCCTCTGTCCTGGGTCATGGAAGCTGCAGCTATCATAGCCGTTGCTTTCACACAAGGAGGG TCACAACCAGCAGATTATCATGATTTTGTCGGCATCCTCGTCCTGCTCATTATCAATTCTACCATCAGTTTTATAGAAGAAAACAATGCAGGCAATGCGGCAGCTGCTCTTATGGCTCGTTTGGCCCCAAAAGCAAAG GTCTTGCGCAATGGAAAATGGGCGGAAGAAGATGCTGCTGTATTGGTTCCTGGAGACATAATTAGCATCAAACTTGGTGATATCGTTCCTGCTGATGCCCGTCTTCTTGAAGGAGATCCTTTAAAGATTGATCAG TCTGCTCTTACTGGAGAATCGCTTCCGGTGACCAAAAATCCTGGCGATGGAGTTTACTCGGGATCAACATGCAAGCAGGGAGAGATTGAAGGGGTTGTTATTGCAACTGGAGTTCACACTTTCTTTGGAAAGGCAGCTCATCTTGTCGAGAACACAACACATGTTGGCCATTTCCAGCAG GTATTAACGTCAATTGGAAACTTTTGCATTTGTTCCATCGCTGTTGGGATGGCAATTGAAATCATAGTAATATACGGGATTCATGGGAGGGAATACCGTACGGGTATTGATAACCTTCTCGTCCTCCTAATCGGTGGGATCCCTATTGCTATGCCAACTGTTCTTTCTGTCACAATGGCCATCGGTTCACATCGTTTGTCCCAGCAG GGTGCCATAACAAAGAGAATGACTGCCATTGAAGAAATGGCAGGGATGGATGTTCTATGCAGTGATAAAACAGGAACACTGACACTTAACAAGCTTACAGTGGACAAAAATATGATTGAG GTTTTTGCCAAAGGCGTTGACAAGGATCAGGTTATGCTTATGGCTGCAAGAGCATCAAGGCTCGAAAATCAAGATGCTATTGATACTGCAATTGTTTCGATGTTGGGAGACCCTAAGGAG GCACGCGCCGGAATCAGAGAAATTCACTTCCTTCCATTCAATCCTACCGATAAAAGAACTGCACTCACATACATTGATGCCGCTGGTAAAATGCACAGGGTCAGCAAAGGTGCACCTGAACAG ATTCTTAATCTGGCACATAACAAATCAGCAATTGAGAAGAAGGTACACGCAATGATTGATAAGTTTGCAGAACGTGGACTACGATCCCTTGGTGTTGCCCTCCAG GAAGTACCTGCTGGAACCAAAGACAATCCTGGTGGACCCTGGGAATTTGTTGGTCTTCTCCCTCTCTTCGACCCTCCTCGCCATGACAGTGCCGAGACAATCAGAAGAGCTCTGGATCTTGGTGTCAGCGTTAAAATGATCACTG GGGACCAACTTGCAATCGGTAAGGAAACAGGAAGGCGGCTTGGGATGGGTACAAACATGTATCCTTCTTCAGCTCTGCTTGGTGAAAGTAAGGATGGGGATCTTGCTACCGTTTCCGTTGATGAACTCATTGAAAAAGCCGATGGTTTTGCTGGCGTCTTTCCTG agCATAAATACGAGATTGTGAAGAGATTACAAGCTAGAAAGCACATCTGTGGAATGACTGGTGACGGAGTGAATGATGCCCCGGCCTTAAAGAAAGCTGACATTGGAATTGCGGTAGCAGATTCCACAGATGCTGCACGTAGCGCTTCTGATATAGTTTTAACAGAACCTGGATTGAGTGTGATCATTAGTGCTGTGTTAACAAGCCGTGCAATTTTCCAGAGAATGAAAAACTATACG ATATATGCTGTCTCGATCACCATTCGTATTGTG CTAGGTTTTATGTTGCTGGCTGTCTTCTGGAAATTCGACTTCCCTCCTTTTATGGTTCTTGTCATTGCTGTTCTTAACGATG GTACTATCATGACCATATCCAAAGATAGGGTCAAACCATCTCCATTTCCTGACAGTTGGAAGCTCAATGAGATATTTGTAACTGGAATTGCCCTCGGTGGTTACCTTGGTCTAACTACTGTTTTGTTCTTCTGGATATCTTATGAAACCAACTTCTTTCCG GAAAAATTTAACGTGAGAGACTTCAATAAACACCATTTCAATatgaaaaataaggatgaagcTGCTATACTAAAGGATCAGATGTCGTCAGCTTTGTATCTTCAAATCAGCACCATCAGCCAGGCCTTGATATTTGTCACTCGCTCCCGCGGTTGGTCTTTCCGTGAAAGACCTGGCTTTTTGCTTGTCATTGCCTTCATCATCGCTCAACTG ATTGCGACAGTTATATCCGCAACAGCAACGTGGAAATTTACAAAAATCAGAAGTATTGGTTGGGGCTGGACTGGTATAATTTGGATGTACAATATCGTCATTTACATGCTGCTTGATCCTATCAAATTCATTGTCCGTTACGCACTCAGTGGAAAGGCTTGGGGTTTAATAGTAGACCAAAGA ACCGCATTTACCAGCAAAAACGACTTTGGGAAGGAAGCTCGTGAGGCTGCGTGGGCAACTGAACAGCGAACGCTGCATGGCCTCCAATCTCGTGAAACAAAAAAGTTTACAGAGAAGGGCACTTTTAGGGACATTAATCTCATGGCCGAAGAAGCTAAAAGGCGGGCAGAGATTGCAAG GTTGAGGGAGCTTCACACTCTGAAGGGAAAGGTTGAGTCATTTGCCAAGCTGAAGGGTATAGACATTGATGCCATCAATCAAAACTACACCCTCTAG